TTTCAAGCATGAGATATTCAAAAGCGTCAACGTAGACTACGTTATACCCTTGCTTTAATCCTTTTGCAACAAGGTCCACAAGGATATCTATTTTTGTCGGGGAAATGGCAAAAATTCTTGGGTCGTCCTCGATGTTTCCTTCTCTAACTCGTGTTATCCAATATATAATTGAGTCGTTTCCTAACTGAAATGTCCGTGGATCCTTTCTTGTAATTATAATAACGTTATTCTCAAGAAATAGTGTGGGAAACATATACTCGACCTCTTTGCTGTCGGTGAACAAGTAAATTTCTTTCGGAAGTATTTTCTCTCTTTTTCTCTGAGGTGGCATTATTGGATAAAAAGCAAATTTAACCGCACCAATCGCGGAAATTACTCTAAAAACACCTGCTAAAAGAAATGCCACATTGACGAATCCTGCCATTTCTCTTATGAGAGGATACATTAAATTAAGTGCACCAAGTAGTATTAACCCCCATGGAAAAAGTTCTTCGATTGTCTTCTTCCTAACAATATACCTTCTGAGCATAATACCAAGATACATCAAAGATACTCCAAATGCAAGGGATGAAGGA
Above is a genomic segment from Thermococcus sp. SY098 containing:
- a CDS encoding DUF835 domain-containing protein, giving the protein METASIIGILNFISRWILFLVVTYRFIKTREKGWALLMFAFFINALDIESYILDPLGIQIKEEVYEIAGMIPNFLISLLIMWGVIHLKNKRAEIRHVIGMGVYVSLVYLWLFFAATPFFDGLPFAIRVLPSSLAFGVSLMYLGIMLRRYIVRKKTIEELFPWGLILLGALNLMYPLIREMAGFVNVAFLLAGVFRVISAIGAVKFAFYPIMPPQRKREKILPKEIYLFTDSKEVEYMFPTLFLENNVIIITRKDPRTFQLGNDSIIYWITRVREGNIEDDPRIFAISPTKIDILVDLVAKGLKQGYNVVYVDAFEYLMLENGFKAAFKFLLSLKDHVISKNGTLILVVKLDALEEKERKLIEREFSKF